A stretch of DNA from Pogoniulus pusillus isolate bPogPus1 chromosome 8, bPogPus1.pri, whole genome shotgun sequence:
TACTCAGAAATTTAAAAATCTTACTTATTAGTGATTTTCTTATGTAATTATCACAAGCTGTTCAAAGATTTCTTACCATCTGCTGACTCTTCTATATTGTCATGCCAAGACATAGGCTTCTTGGTGATGGTGTGAACTGGAAAGAGATGATGTAGATGAATAATGTGAATTTAGCATCACAGCCAGGTATGGGATACCTGTCATTGCACGTGTTCTTTTTGATTATTCTCGATTTTTGCTACTTCACTGAAGTTATAAAGAGCAGCATGTGAACAGAATGCATTAGAGTACTAATAGTAACTTCCTAGAAAGGGCAGGTTAAGCACTCTAAAGGTCCTTCTATTCAATGCTGCCTGCATTCACTACAGCAATGTTCTGCCCCACACAGGTGGTCGCCTGCAGATTGCCAAGTTCCAGagaattgttttcctttgttttgttctaAAAGGTAGCTTTGAGTCAAGCTACTCACATCACCTGTCTGTGCTAGCACAGATTATATTATATGACTGTAAATTAGCAGGGAGAAATTGTCCCAGGGGCTGAGGAAACACGGTGTAGTGTTGAGGCTCTCTACCCTGTCTTAGCTCTGTGTTGTTCACTCAGGATCTGTAGGTTTGTTGTCTAAATTGCTTGCTAAGGCACTGTCTAATCTGGGCAAATTCCACCTTTATGAGTGTGCAGAGGGCAAAAGAAAAGGCCACTGCTTGCTTGTTCCAGATCTACCCTTCTCAGTGGCCCCTGCTGGCATTCCTGGGGACAGCTGCTGGCCTCCGGCATGCAGCTGAGCGCTTCGAAGCCTGCTCCTACCCCGTCTCAGGTTGGTAGGCCCCAGACGCCACTCTCAGCCCCTTGGCGTGGTGCTTCCTGCCGGTTCTGTGTGGTTGCGGGGCCGGCGGCGCGCAGCCTTACCGCGGTGGAGCGGATTCACGCTGAACTGCGTGTAcagcctctggcactgcagctccttCCGCACCCGCTCGCTCAGGAGCTGGTTCAGCCGCACCGGGTCCAGCGGCTCCTTCCCGCTGCGGGCGGTCATGGCCACGGGCCTCTTGGCGTCCGGTAGCCTGGCAACGCCTCACGGCGTCCGCCCTTGGTCCTGCTGATTGGTCCGGATGCTGCTCCGGCCGCCCCGCGTCACCCTTCGCTTCACTCCCCGCCTCCTATTGGCTGCCGAGTTAAAGTCCCTGCGCTGATTGGTGGCGGTTGCACGCTGCGGGTTTGAATTGCCGTTGGTGTGCGGCAggatggaggtgatggagctgcGCTGCACGGTGGTCGTGGAGCAGCCGCTGCCCGGGGGACAAGGCCCGCGGCGCCGCGTAATGCGGGGCGCGTTGGTGCAGCTGGGCCGCAACGAGCTGCGGCAGCCGGTGCTGCGCGTGGTCGGGGGCAGCggtgcggcggcggcggcgctgagCTTTGCGCTGGTTGGTGACGCCGTGCGGCTCTTCACGCGGTTCGCGGGGGACGGGCGGGCGGCGGTGCGGGTAGGTTCGGATGGCGCCCAGGTGCTGCTTTCCGACTGCCCCCCAGACGCACTGCGCCGCTTCCTCCGCCTCCTGCGGCTCAAGGTCGCTGGCGGGTCGCGGTGCGCGCCACGCCGCCCTCGCCTGATGGACCGTCCACCGCCGACATTCACCGTCATCAGCCCGCTGCAGGAGCGAGACCTACTGCACGCACCCGGCCGCCTGAACGGCGGCGAGGTGCGGAGTGAGCGCTCGGCGGAGGTGAGTTTcagagtgcagggggttggcccCGGTTACCGGCCCCTCTCTCACAGCACGCCACCACTCATCCCGCAGGTTCCCCGCGTGGAGAGGCGGCCTTCGGCGAGGCTCTCGGCAGAGCAGGAGGCGGTGCTGGGCGCAGTAAGGAGTGGGAAGAGCATCTTCTTCACTGGCTGTGCGGGTGAGGCGACCAGGTGGCTGTTACTTGAGTAAAGTCGTCGAGTCTCACCGCTgacctgctgcttcttcttccaCCTAGGGACCGGTAAGTCGTTCCTTCTGAAGAAAATCGTGGGTTCCTTCCCTCCGAAGAGCACCTATGCTACAGCCAGCACGGGAGTGGCAGCCTGTCACATCGGTGGCACCACTCTTCATGCATTTGCAGGTAACTCTTTGCCCGATAGCAAGGGGCTGGAAACTCCTGGTCCCTTTTCTCAAAGAGCTGTAACCTTCCCAAAGCTGTGCTTTATTCTCCTCGGCTAGGTATTGGCTCTGGGAAGGCACCACTGGAACAGTGTATTCAGCTAGCAGAGAGGCCTGGGGTGCGGCAGCACTGGCTGGCCTGCCAGCACTTAATCATTGATGAAATCTCAATGGTGGATGGCAAGTTCTTTGacaagctggaggcagtggcAAGGTGAGTGACTAAGTCCAACAACTAATAGAAATAAGTTTCCCCAAATTTACAGGATGCTTCTTTTCTCTGGTTATATGAATAGATAAAAGGCAATCACTGGCACAGGACTGGAAGGTTGCTGTTTCCACATCTAGAACCAAGTGTTGTCTTTAGAGTTGAGTGCAGAATACAGCTTTCCATTTATGCCATGCCAAATAGATCTCTtgcaaagagaagcagctgTAGTGTAACAGCTACCAAAGAACTAAGACTGGATCACACTGTGCATAGCATGAGTATGCCAAATAAAAACTTAATGTCGTATACTGGCATTGTTTAATTACCTGAGCTCTTCTGATACAGCCAAGGACAATCATCCTGTACTGCAAGTGGTGTATGTTCAAATGTGCTGACAGGCAAAGATGCAACTTTTGAGACTTGACTGCATCCAGGTTTTAGAGGACTTTCAaaactttcttctctttcctcttcagGGCAGTCAGAAAACGGGACGAGCCCTTTGGGGGAATTCAGCTAATCATCTGTGGGGACTTCTTGCAACTACCTCCAGTTCGCAAGGCTAATGAAGAAACCAAGTTCTGTTTCCAGGTACAAAACTGTCCCTAAATTCATTGTCATGCTTCAAATTTTGCCTCATTCTTAACAAGAGAACGATTTGCCAGGCAAGAAGCTGGAGGAAGTGCATCCACATAAACATGGAGCTGACTGAAGTGCGGAGACAGACTGACAAGACCTTTGTCTCACTCCTGAGTGCAGTCCGTTTAGGCAGGTGAGGAGAAACTCAACTCTTTGTAAACACCTTTTGCCTGCTGGTGTCCTGTTACTCCTCTGTACTCTATCAGGAATGAGTGGCTGGGGGCTTTATTTCAATGTAAGCAGGTTtcatctgtgctgctctggtaAGGAATGACTGTTTCTAGGGTCTCTCTTTGTAATTTCTGCTGAGGAATTCATTGGATCTTGAGCTGACAGTGGCAAGGGCAAGGCCTGGGTATACATACTTGCAGTGCTTTCCAGCTTCATGTAGTTATctttctctgcccttctctctgGAGGTCTGATGCTTGCACAGTGGAGTTTGATGCTGAAGACCTGTACCCAATGACTTTAATCCCCTGTTTACCAGGTGCACAGAGGAGGTTACCAGACTGCTGATGCAGACTGCTGCTAACAGGTCTGAGCGTGATGGGATCCTGGCTACACGACTCtgcacccacaaagatgatgtGGAAATAACCAATGAGAGACGCTTGCAGCAGCTATCAGGTGAACTCCTTGCAGGAAACTACTGGCTTTGGGGTTGAGCTCTGAGTGGTTTTAATGGGGATACTGTGGTGTCAGGGGGAACTGGTGTTCTGTCATGCAGCACCAGTCAAAACTGTGCATGTTGGCGTtaagctgcctggggaggaaaaaatcaCACTGTTACTTCTTGATGTGGAATAAACAGCAAGGTCATTGCTTGCTGTGCCTAATGGTGAATCATCATTTTCTCCATagcccttctttttctttagcTTTGCTTTTCTGTAGCGTTTCATAAAGGCCATGCTTTATCCAGCTATGATTTGAATTAAGGGCTATTTTCTGTGTTCCTGTTTGGCCCTAACATTCACTGTTTGtcctctctggagagctgaTGTTGGCAGTAAGTGAAAATGGCCATATGCTCCAAATAGCAACTACTCAATTCTTATTTACTGTTGGCCTTTGATTTCTGAGCCTTCTCATGCCCTGGGAGTTATGTTGGAAAGACAGGCACTGGTGAGCTTTCTGCTGTTAGATGTGACAAGGTTGTGTGAAGATGTCCTACCAGCAAAGCAGAAGGGATATTAAAAGAGGAATTACTGTTGGAAGTAAATACTAAGTCTCCTACAGTGTGGTGTGGAATATGTTCAGTGGCTGCACTTTGTCAcatctttctttcctttataGGAGAGCTGCACAGTTTTGAGGCTTTGGACAGTGACCCAATGCTAGCGAAGTTAATAGATGCTCAGTGTCCTGTGGGTGGTAGAGTTGAGCTAAAACTTGGAGCTCAGGTGAGTGTGTGTACATGCATTTTGTGGAACATCAGAGGATCACATGGCTGCAGAATGATGTAGCTGGGAAATCTAGGAAGGAAAGACTGTGAAATAATTGCAGTAAAATTTGAGACAGTGCCCTGTCCTGCAAAGCAGCCATAGCCACATCATCCTGTCAGCCTGTTGTGCTCGTGCTTCCTGCCTAGTAGCTTAGCTGCAATGGCTGAACAGGTTGTTAAGTCCTGTGTACCATGGGATTTTtcttacttttctttttctctctaggTGATGCTAGCTAAGAATCTGGATGTGTCTCAAGGGCTGGTAAATGGGGCACGAGGAGTTGTTGTAGGATTTGAAAACGAGCAGAAGGGTGAATAAGCTTTTTGATTTTTATTGTTGAAGGAAGAGGGTAAAACAAAGAATTTGTCTTTGATAGCTGATAACTTGTTGattatttgttgttttgtttactGCTTCATAGtaggcagggaggaggttgtCTGCAGTGAAATGCTTAGGGTTCTCATGATCTTGATGTCATGTTTTTCATCAGCTGTAGCTATCTGAAAGCCTCTTGTGTTTGCTTTCATTCTGTAGATGTGTGTGTTCATTTGCATTTCCTGTCTTCTGTTGAAGCAAGTGTTGGTGGgatgttttggtttgcttttcctcAAAGAATAATATCCTGCTACCTGCAACATATATTTTTCTTTGCATCTCAACTTATAAATTACCTGACTTTAGTTCTTCTGCTTAACTAGGTCTTAAACATCATCTCAGGATATCCTATTTACACTATGTGGTTTTAGTGGTTTTTTTGTGATATGGGATTTTCTTATTTAATGCAGCCCTAAAAATCCATGAAAGACTGacatggggaggggggaaaaaaaaaagaaagtcttAGTCTTCTGCATTCTTAGCTCTTGAGCATCatgaatgcattcctgtttcTCTCCTGCTCATGTTCTTACAGGGCTGCCTAAGGTGAGGTTTCTCTGTGGCGTCACACAGGTCATCAAAATGGAGAAATGGGTCTTCAAAGGAGCATCAGGAATTCATCTGAGTCGTCAGCAGTTGCCTTTAAAATTGGCATGGGCCATTTCCATCCACAAGAGTCAGGTGGGTGTTCTTATACAGAGTTTTACACTGTGGTAAGCCTTATTTCCTGAATGAACTTGATTGCTGGAAAGACTCAAAGGCCTTTGGAGTGGTCTGTAGAATATGTGTatctgtctgcagagaaggcagcattTATTTTGCTTGTGATGCTTTTCTACTGGACCAAGAATGGGCTAGCAGTATGGATAGTTTCTACAA
This window harbors:
- the CFAP144 gene encoding cilia- and flagella-associated protein 144, with the protein product MTARSGKEPLDPVRLNQLLSERVRKELQCQRLYTQFSVNPLHRVHTITKKPMSWHDNIEESADAEFLKLINHAALEPTKKYSEPQTESQEIGWNTTPLIHVDRTDCRLYFPRRRTDISK
- the PIF1 gene encoding LOW QUALITY PROTEIN: ATP-dependent DNA helicase PIF1 (The sequence of the model RefSeq protein was modified relative to this genomic sequence to represent the inferred CDS: substituted 1 base at 1 genomic stop codon) yields the protein MEVMELRCTVVVEQPLPGGQGPRRRVMRGALVQLGRNELRQPVLRVVGGSGAAAAALSFALVGDAVRLFTRFAGDGRAAVRVGSDGAQVLLSDCPPDALRRFLRLLRLKVAGGSRCAPRRPRLMDRPPPTFTVISPLQERDLLHAPGRLNGGEVRSERSAEVPRVERRPSARLSAEQEAVLGAVRSGKSIFFTGCAGEATRWLLLEXSRRVSPLTCCFFFHLGTGKSFLLKKIVGSFPPKSTYATASTGVAACHIGGTTLHAFAGIGSGKAPLEQCIQLAERPGVRQHWLACQHLIIDEISMVDGKFFDKLEAVARAVRKRDEPFGGIQLIICGDFLQLPPVRKANEETKFCFQARSWRKCIHINMELTEVRRQTDKTFVSLLSAVRLGRCTEEVTRLLMQTAANRSERDGILATRLCTHKDDVEITNERRLQQLSGELHSFEALDSDPMLAKLIDAQCPVGGRVELKLGAQVMLAKNLDVSQGLVNGARGVVVGFENEQKGLPKVRFLCGVTQVIKMEKWVFKGASGIHLSRQQLPLKLAWAISIHKSQGMSLDCVEISLSRVFESGQAYVALSRARSLAGLRVLDFDPKAVRADPSVLQFYRQLKRHQLLTQDSLHPHSDADKENWKCS